The Impatiens glandulifera chromosome 8, dImpGla2.1, whole genome shotgun sequence genome includes a window with the following:
- the LOC124911488 gene encoding transcription initiation factor IIF subunit alpha-like, with protein MSLDLQLKPQCSRCGSSKDLYGSQCKHLTLCLSCGKTMAENRGKCYDCGATISRLIREYNVRASSSSDKKFSIGRFGTGLPNFSRKQHAENKWTLQKEGLQGRLVTDTLREKYKNKPWLLVNETGQHQYHGQPEGAQSATYFLLISQAKEFVAIPAGSWYNFNKVAQYKQLTLEEAEEKMKNRRKTADGYERWMMKTANNGPAAFGEVDKDDKESGGSGGGRGWKKTTGNDDDGNASDKGEEDEEEKASRKSRFGVNKRSGDGDDEEGPRGSDLDLDDDDIEKGDDWEHEEIFTDDDEAVGNDPEEREDLAPEIPAPPEIKQDEDDEDETNEEEGGLSKSGKELKKLLGRTGGLNESDVEDEDEDDDMEDDSFSPVFAPPPKQKDTLKEEPTDSSSPSKPGKDVKKESAMSSSKSSKGKRKTVADDAKSSASGAAPAKRVKVESDVKKLPSKDENTKSSVPAKGASSKPAPISTGPVTEDEIRAVLMQKTPVTTQDLVAKFKSRLKTREDKDAFADILRRISKIHKTSNGPSYVVLREK; from the exons ATGTCGCTTGATTTGCAATTAAAGCCACAATGCAGTAGATGTGGATCTTCCAAGGATTTGTATGGAAGCCAATGCAAACACTTGACTCTTTGCCTTTCCTGTGGTAAAACAATGGCAGAGAATAGAGGCAAATGTTATGATTGTGGTGCTACTATTTCTCGCTTGATTCGA GAATATAATGTTCGGGCAAGTTCTAGTAGCGACAAAAAATTTTCCATTGGTAGGTTTGGGACAGGTCTTCCCAATTTTTCTAGGAAGCAGCATGCTGAAAATAAGTGGACACTTCAGAAAGAAGGATTACAAGGACGGCTAGTCACAGATACATTGAGG gaaaaatacaaaaataaacctTGGCTATTGGTTAATGAGACGGGCCAACATCAGTACCATGGTCAGCCGGAAGGTGCACAATCAGCAACTTATTTCCTGCTAATTTCACAAGCAAAGGAGTTTGTTGCAATTCCTGCGGGTTCGTG GTATAACTTTAACAAAGTCGCCCAATATAAACAACTGACTTTGGAGGAAGCAGaagaaaaaatgaagaacaGAAGGAAAACTGCTGATGGTTATGAGAGATGGATGATGAAAACAGCAAATAATGGACCTGCTGCATTTGGTGAAGTTGATAAGGATGATAAGGAAAGTGGAGGTAGTGGTGGTGGAAGGGGCTGGAAGAAAACAACTGGGAATGATGATGATGGCAATGCGTCCGACAAAggggaagaagatgaagaagaaaaggcATCTAGGAAAAGCAGATTTGGAGTCAATAAAAGAAGTGGGGATGGCGATGATGAAGAAGGTCCAAGGGGCAGTGACCTTGACTTGGATGACGATGACATTGAGAAAG GAGATGATTGGGAGCATGAAGAAATTTTCACTGATGACGATGAAGCTGTTGGCAATGATCCTGAAGAACGTGAAGATTTAGCTCCAGAGATTCCTGCCCCTCCAGAGATCAAACAG gatgaagatgatgaggatGAAACAAATGAAGAAGAGGGAGGACTGAGCAAATCGGGAAAGGAATTGAAGAAGCTGCTAGGAAGAACTGGTGGGCTTAACGAATCAGATGTTgaggatgaagacgaagatGATGAT ATGGAAGATGACAGTTTTTCACCAGTGTTTGCTCCTCCTCCTAAGCAGAAGGATACTCTGAAAGAAGAACCTACTGATAGTAGTAGTCCATCTAAACCTGGGAAAGACGTCAAAAAGGAATCTGCCATGTCTTCTTCCAAGTCCTCAAAAGGAAAGCGAAAGACAGTGGCCGACGATGCCAAATCATCAGCCAGTGGTGCTGCTCCTGCAAAAAGAGTTAAAGTGGAAAGT GATGTCAAGAAGCTGCCTTCAAAAGATGAGAATACAAAATCCAGTGTGCCAGCAAAAGGTGCATCATCAAAACCTGCTCCAATATCTACTGGACCTGTCACAGAGGATGAAATTAGGGCTGTTCTAATGCAAAAAACTCCGGTGACCACCCAAGACCTTGTTGCTAAGTTCAAGTCAAGGTTAAAAACAAGAGAG GATAAGGATGCATTTGCTGATATACTGAGGAGAATTTCCAAGATACACAAAACTAGTAATGGACCCAGCTATGTTGTGCTGAGGGAGAAATGA